The following are from one region of the Haloactinomyces albus genome:
- a CDS encoding NUDIX hydrolase, whose protein sequence is MPETPKHSVSVAGVVIDEAERVLLIQRRDNGHWEPPGGVLELGEGFTEGVCREVHEETGLTIDVDRLTGVYKNMTRGVVVIVFRCRALDGTIHPTDEAARVEWCELSEALSLMNEAYAVRISDAYKDTPPTRTHDGVRLTAHT, encoded by the coding sequence ATGCCGGAGACGCCCAAGCATTCGGTCAGCGTGGCCGGTGTCGTCATCGACGAAGCCGAGCGAGTGTTGCTCATCCAACGCCGCGACAACGGCCATTGGGAACCGCCCGGCGGTGTCCTCGAACTCGGCGAAGGCTTCACCGAGGGAGTCTGCCGCGAAGTGCACGAGGAGACCGGCCTGACCATCGACGTCGATCGACTCACCGGCGTGTACAAAAACATGACCCGCGGCGTCGTCGTCATTGTCTTTCGCTGTCGAGCCCTCGACGGAACCATCCATCCCACCGACGAGGCAGCACGGGTGGAGTGGTGCGAGCTGTCCGAAGCGCTCTCCCTGATGAATGAGGCCTACGCCGTGCGCATCTCCGATGCCTACAAGGACACACCTCCTACTCGCACCCACGACGGAGTTCGGCTTACCGCGCACACCTGA